The stretch of DNA ggggtgtgtcCCAGGAGGGAGCCACACCCAGGTGGTTGGGGCTGGGGGGCGGGATGGTGACCAATTGTGTTCTAGAAGTTTCTCTACTTTGCAAAGCGGCTGCAAAGAATAATAATTGTTCTCCTGAGAACACCTCTAAAGGACAGAGAGCCCCGGGCTGGGGCAGAGGGGGGACACGCCCTGGGCCGACCCCTCGGGGTGTCCAGGCCCCTGTCCACCTCCTATTCTACCTTCCCTGCTTGGTCCAAACCAACAAAAGCCACAACCAGCCAAGGTATGGAGCTTCCCAAAACCTGCACCcccgcctcctcctccagggagtCCTCCAGGCTTGAGGCACCAGCCCACCCCATCTCCTTATCACCACAGATGTACCAATGTTCAGCTTTGCTCATCTCCTGTGTCACACTCCTCACGTCCTGCTCCTCAATGCTGACTCCAGGACCTTTGCCCACGCCGCGCCCGTGTCCCAGTAAACTTCCACCCCCTCGGTGTGCAGCAAGGACTGCCTCCCTTCCCTGTCACCTTTCGTATCTTTGCTCAAAGACGCCCCTGAGCCCAGGGTGACCGTGACAGGAGCCAAGCTCAGGCGCCTGCTTGGTGTCACCCACTGCCTatcccgccccccccccgccctgggAAACTGCAATTCTTCAAGGGACCCCTTTGGGGTCAGGACTCCTGACCAGGAAACAGAGGCACCAAGAACTTGAGGCTGCATAGCTCAGCCAGGCGGGCCATGAGCCCAGGCCACCGCAGAGCCCAGCGGCCCCCGTGCCAGGTCCCCGTGGCTCGAGCGGCCCACGGCCAGCAGACACAGCCCATGCTCGATGAGGACTTCCCGGGCCGGCAGAGCCTGTAGGCAGGAGGCCTCATGgctgccccatccccaccccagccccgcgAGGAGGCTTGTCTGGAATGGACGGGGCCTCTCAGGAGATCCCGAgaggccaggctggacagcagTGTAGTTCCGCGGAGCCAGGCGCACAGTGGGGAACTGAGGCCTGGGTCCAGGGAGCCGGCCAGAGGGGGACATAATACGAGAAAACAGCCAGGCCACCCAGGGGTGCCCACAGGGCAGCCGACTTGGTTCCAGCTCTGATTCCTGGCCCAAATCGGAACGCCCGCAGCTTTTCTCAGCCCAGACACCATGGGCTGGCCACGGAGAAGGCTCCAGCACTTCCAGGTCGCTGCTACACACGCAGGGacgctgaggcccagagagggacaCGGCCTGCCTGGAGTCACACAGGAAACACGAACAAGTGTGttcccagccccctccccgccATACACATACACGCCGCCCCAACGGGGCGACACTTGGCACCAGCACCCTGGGACCACGGCCGCTGCTTACGAAGGAACAGCTACGCCCCTAAACCCATGAATCATCGCAGCGGCATCCCGGGGGGGCCTGGGTGGTGGCGGCCACCCAGCTGTTCTTCTGCACACCCGGTGTGCCAGTCAGACTCAGCAACAACCCTTCCGCCCCCACCCCTTTTCCTGGCAGCAGATTCAGCACTTCCCCAAGGGGGGCTGCCCACCCCGgaaccctcccctccctcctccctctccttcaaGGCTCTGTGGCCCGGGTGGGGCTGCCCGGGTGGGGCTCCCCGGCCGGATCCCAAGGCTGGGTGGCgaatggaacagcagggactgggcaCAGGAACCAGCCTCCGACCCTGAGGGCAGCTGGCAAAGACCAGCCCCTGGAATGTTGACTGGCCTTCTCCGACACCTCTGTCACTGCCCGATAGATGCCTGGAGTAAAGGAAGAGCCCGGGGCCTGTTAGACCAAGCACCTGGATCCAGCTATGCCTGAAGCCATTTTCTGTTACCTAAACACCCTATTTCCTTTCCACAGCCTGAGactggctcctgcctgccactCAACAGCTGGTGGAGAGGTGGGCGCATTTCACGCCCCTCAAAGCGAACaatgagtgtgtgtgggggggtgctgaGGTCACTGGCCTACCTGCAGCTCCCTCGGGGCTCCGCTCCGTAATGCTGATCTTCCTCACGGAGTGTCCGGCGCTGGCAGGCGCAGCGGGCACTGCGCAGGAGACCTCCATCACCTCCTGGCTGCGGAACAGGGCAGGGCCCTTTGCCCCACTCCGAGACGTCAGAGCCCGCAGCCCCGCTCCGTAGGGCTCCAAACTTTGGGCTCGCTGGGCCGGGGCCCCCGCGGCCGTGCTGGCCGCCACCTTCACCTCTCGCAGCCCCTCCACTACCCGGGCGGTGTGCACCCGGATGGGGCTGTCCGATGGCGGTGGCGGCCAGGCATGGGGCGGCTGCACCTGCCGAGCCTGGGCCGCCTGCAGCTCCTGAAGCGCCTTCTTGAGCTGTGTCTCCAACACGGCGACCTTGGCCGCCAAGGCCGCCTCGCCATCGGGCACGCCCAGGTCGCGCTCCCGGACCCAGGTGCCGATACTCCGGGTCTCTggcgctgctgccgccgccgtgGGAGCCTCGGGGGTATCGGGTAGGTCCAGGCAGAGCTCGCCGCGGCTTCGggggccacctcctgctgccgcCGCTGTGGCATGGCCCAGGAACTTCTGACTTTTGAGCTGTACCGTCAGCTGTCGCTTTTCTTCTTGGAGTACCGACAGCTTGACCTGCAACACCGGAATCAACTTGACCTGCTCCTCCAGCTGCCGCAGCTTCCTCAACGCAGCCGCCATCTGCTCGCGCACGTGGGCCAGGTGTCCGGCGCTGGGCGCCACGGGCGTGGACAGGCCCGAGCTGCGTGGCGTCGGGGGCAGCAGTCCCACGCCCACCAGGGAGCTGGTGGAGCCGGCCGCGCTGGGGGTCAGGGAGCCCAGGCCGGTGGAGGTCGGGGTGGCTGTGGAGGCCGCCTGGTCCTCCAGGCGGCGACGGGCGTCCAGCAGGGTACGCTCCACACGTGGGTTGAAGCCGGCCCGGGTCTCCAGGGCACCGTACTGCGGATAGAAGCCGCGGCCGCAGTAGGAGTAGGCCGAATGGCGGCTGTCCCCGCTGGCGTTGGAGCACAGTGACTCGGTGGATGTCCACCACGAGCCGGGGCCCCGGGGCAGCCAGCCCAGCCGCGGACGGCGCTGCACGGCCACCCGGCGCAGCGTGTGGCCCTTCTCAATGTCATCCACGTACTTGAGAAAGTCCAGGTCCAGTCGGTACCCGTAGGGCGTCTCCACCGAGTACGGCGGGTCAGACTCCTTGGGGGGGAAGGCTGGCGGGGAGGCTGGGCCGGGGGTCCCTAGGGTGGGTCAGGAGAAAGAGGGGTACCTCTGAACCCTGTGGCCCCTCTCCTAGgcggtgggtggggtggggcagggtcttctctccattttacagataaaaacacTGACTTCAGTCTTGAGCCTCTGGTCCTACCCTGGGGGAGGCCAGGCCCTTCCATCACATTCCCACCCCTCCTCGTCTCCTCTGTCAGACCGCCCAGCATCGGCCCACACATCTCTCCTTGAAACCACCCCTTTCCCTAACAAGCCTGCCTCGTCCGTCACACCTGCCTAGGCCTGGGCAgtgttccctccctcccctgcctccccctgcagCCCTCAGACCCTCTGACCTGGGAAGGGGGCTGGCGCGggcaggacctgggccatcctctctctGCAGATGCTGCGGGGAATCACGTGGGCGGCTGCAAGTTAGACTGTCGGCAGCACTGGCTGGGGctctcctgggagggagggatgacCACGGAGGGAAGGGGAAGTCAGGGGGAGTGTACCACTACCCAGCCCCTACCTCCACCCTCACCCCTACCCGGCTCCCGTCTGGGACCCTCTCCcaggcatgtacacacacacacacacgcacacacgcacacactgggCTGGGAACAAAAGACTTGAACTTCACTGCCTTGCATCTGTCCAGCCCCTGGATGGGCTCCAGCTGTTCTAGCGCCCTCCCCGCCCTGCCTCCCCTCCAGGCCTGCTGGGCCAGGGAGGGTCCAGGTCCAACAGGCCACGCCCTTTCTACACCCCCTTCCCTCAGCCCGGCTCCCCCCCCAAAACCCCCAAGGTGGTGCCAGGCCAAACCAAGGGAGACAGAGTGGGGTACCCCAAGGTGCAGGGCGTCCCCAGGGAAGACCAGGCCTGTGGAAACAGGCAGGAAAGTGGGGGGAAGAAGCCAGCGAGGAGTGGAGCCTTGCCCCTTTTATGGAAACaattttctctaaaaataaacAGTTTCACTGCTCAGCTACACAGAACTTCCTGTGTCcgtcccccccacccctgccccctagGACGGGCCAGCCGGGAtggagggctggggcagagggctGGAGGGCTGGGGCGGAGGCCCGGGAGGCGCTGGGGGTGATGAAGAGCAATCCACAGGGTGACAACCACCCCTTCCACCCTCGGCCCAGAGCCCCCGGAGGCCCGCCAGctccactctctccctccctccctctctccctggccCCACTGCCAGCTTGCCCCGTCCCCTCTGACCTTCAAGCTATCGCCTCCCAGCCTtccccagccagggcagggccaggcggtGGGTACCTGGGAGGATGGGCCAGGTGGGGCACCTGCCGGACATGAAGGCGGGGCTGGGCTTGAACTGCGTACTGTCCTCCTGTgggcttggctcagcctggctcgctcgctctctgtctgtccctcactccacgtctctctctctctctctctccacgtgtctctttctctctcaaacacCTGCAATACAGGGTCAGTGCTGTTAGCAAGTCTGCATGTGCTTGTGAGGCCGGAAGTGGACCAAAATACCATCTGGGGTGGGCAGATGGGCAGGGGGCAGAAAGAGGCCCTCGTGGGAGGTGGACGCGGGTGGGGCGGGACAGGAGAATCTTTAAGGCTAGAGGACCAGCAAGCTGGGAAGTTAGCATGCTGGGTAGCAGGTGGGGAACTCGAGGGACAGTGACAGGCTAAGAGACACTGCTGGGTGGGCGGGCCTGGACTTGACCATAAGCCTGGCAGATCCCACCACTTCCCAGAAAGCTAGGATCTCCCAACTGGACACCCCATACCCGTTTCACAGATGTAGAGGTCAAGGCCTGAGCGTCCCCAGTTACCTCACAGCAACTGATAGCGGACTGATGACTTTTGGGTGTGGGGGCGGGGGACAGAGACAGGAGATATGGAGGGAGGGTGGTCGTGAGTGGGCGGGCAGCAGGCAGCCGCCCCCAACTCCTAACTCCTCCGGGACAGTTCTGGGACCGGCGGGAGGTCCTCCCCACAGCCCTTCTCCCCGCCCAccaagtgggtgtgtgtgtgtgttggaggggcgAGGACAGCGCCGCCCCGCGCAGGGAAGGGGGCGGGCCCTGCGGGGTCCCCGGCTAATGGCAAACAGCTGTGGACTCCCCATGCCGACCCAGCCCCGCAGGCCCAGCCCGGGCCGGACGCTCCGCCGCTCGGGgcctggctcctgctgtggcCGGGCTGCGCGCTCGGGGAGGACCCGGGGAAAGAGGGGGGTGGCCATCGGGCACACGGGTAGGGGACGGGGGGACAGCGGCAGGAAGGGAGACGGCTGGACAAGGGGCGCAGCGCCCACGGAGTGGGAGGGATGGGGAAAGGTCCCGCTCCGAGGCCGCCGCCAAGTTTGCGCCGAGGTCGTGCGCCCTGGGAGTGGAAAAGTTAGTTTGGGTTGCGTTGGccggaggggtggggtggggtggtggcggGGGTCACTGCCCTGGCACCCCGAAACGGACTCGAAGCACCCGCCGCGGCCTCCCTGGGGTCCTACCCGCCTGGCGCGCTCCGGCCACCGCCGCCGTGGTCCCCGCGTCCCGCCGCCCGGGCGTCCTCcctgcgccgccgccgccgccgcccggccACCAGGCTCCACCTCCCCGGGCcgggcccgccccctccccctccccctccccccggggGCGGGGAGCACCCCGTCCCTCCGCCCGCGATGGGGTCGCGCCACGGCGGAGTTGGGGTGCTGGTGGGGCGGGGAGAGAAGCAAGCGCACCTGGGCCGCAGGTGCACGCGCGCGCGCGCCGTCCGggtgtcctccctccctccggccccaccaccaccaccaccaccctgcacCGCcggcctcctcccccaccccggcctgCGTCCTCCGGCTGCAGCTGGGCGGCCTTCGGGGAGGGCGGGGAGACCTTGGAGGGGCGGGACTGGCCCGGGCCCAGCTCGGGGCGGCGGCGGAGGTCACCCCTCCCCCGCTGGCAGTCCGGGCTGGGAAGCCACTTCACCTCGCAGGAGGCCTGGTGCACCGTGGTGGCGTGACCACCacaccaccacccctcccccgAGGCCGGGACgcctgcctggccaggcccagacaccaccaccaccaccaccacccctgccacTCTCCCACAAAGCTTTATCCAGagccgtgcctcagtttccccatctggaaAATGGGGCTGATTGCGTTATGCTGGG from Ochotona princeps isolate mOchPri1 chromosome 33, mOchPri1.hap1, whole genome shotgun sequence encodes:
- the KANK2 gene encoding KN motif and ankyrin repeat domain-containing protein 2 isoform X1 produces the protein MAQVLPAPAPFPGTPGPASPPAFPPKESDPPYSVETPYGYRLDLDFLKYVDDIEKGHTLRRVAVQRRPRLGWLPRGPGSWWTSTESLCSNASGDSRHSAYSYCGRGFYPQYGALETRAGFNPRVERTLLDARRRLEDQAASTATPTSTGLGSLTPSAAGSTSSLVGVGLLPPTPRSSGLSTPVAPSAGHLAHVREQMAAALRKLRQLEEQVKLIPVLQVKLSVLQEEKRQLTVQLKSQKFLGHATAAAAGGGPRSRGELCLDLPDTPEAPTAAAAAPETRSIGTWVRERDLGVPDGEAALAAKVAVLETQLKKALQELQAAQARQVQPPHAWPPPPSDSPIRVHTARVVEGLREVKVAASTAAGAPAQRAQSLEPYGAGLRALTSRSGAKGPALFRSQEVMEVSCAVPAAPASAGHSVRKISITERSPEGAAGLPQAPASTAASLAQPEKEASQRLAQDAAAREPADLAASQESEGMGAVGGPQAGVRSIMKRKEEPTNSATHRRSLQFVGVNGGYESSSEDSSTAENFSDNESTDHETLGPEETAPRVAAAPQLRPAGTAGVKATREECQLSRESQHVPTASGPNAEEQIRMELSPDLISACLALEKYLDNANALTERELKVAYTTVLQEWLRLACRSDAHPELVRRHLVTFRAMSARLLDYVVNIADGNGNTALHYSVSHANFPVVRQLLDSGVCQVDKQNRAGYSPLMLTALATLQNQEDMETVLQLFRLGNVNAKASQAGQTALMLAVSHGRADVVRALLACEADVNIQDEDGSTALMCACELGHKDIAGLLLAVPSCDISLTDRDGSTALMVALDAGQSEVASMLYSRMNIKCSFAPMSDDESPASSSAEE
- the KANK2 gene encoding KN motif and ankyrin repeat domain-containing protein 2 isoform X2; translated protein: MAQVLPAPAPFPGTPGPASPPAFPPKESDPPYSVETPYGYRLDLDFLKYVDDIEKGHTLRRVAVQRRPRLGWLPRGPGSWWTSTESLCSNASGDSRHSAYSYCGRGFYPQYGALETRAGFNPRVERTLLDARRRLEDQAASTATPTSTGLGSLTPSAAGSTSSLVGVGLLPPTPRSSGLSTPVAPSAGHLAHVREQMAAALRKLRQLEEQVKLIPVLQVKLSVLQEEKRQLTVQLKSQKFLGHATAAAAGGGPRSRGELCLDLPDTPEAPTAAAAAPETRSIGTWVRERDLGVPDGEAALAAKVAVLETQLKKALQELQAAQARQVQPPHAWPPPPSDSPIRVHTARVVEGLREVKVAASTAAGAPAQRAQSLEPYGAGLRALTSRSGAKGPALFRSQEVMEVSCAVPAAPASAGHSVRKISITERSPEGAAGGPQAGVRSIMKRKEEPTNSATHRRSLQFVGVNGGYESSSEDSSTAENFSDNESTDHETLGPEETAPRVAAAPQLRPAGTAGVKATREECQLSRESQHVPTASGPNAEEQIRMELSPDLISACLALEKYLDNANALTERELKVAYTTVLQEWLRLACRSDAHPELVRRHLVTFRAMSARLLDYVVNIADGNGNTALHYSVSHANFPVVRQLLDSGVCQVDKQNRAGYSPLMLTALATLQNQEDMETVLQLFRLGNVNAKASQAGQTALMLAVSHGRADVVRALLACEADVNIQDEDGSTALMCACELGHKDIAGLLLAVPSCDISLTDRDGSTALMVALDAGQSEVASMLYSRMNIKCSFAPMSDDESPASSSAEE